In Streptomyces sp. NBC_01381, a genomic segment contains:
- a CDS encoding flavin reductase family protein: MPAPGRHPVGVSNEEFRAAMSRLAAGVVLVTARELPLDAQDPMAPGGEDVGMTATAFLSVSLDPPLVLVSLREGSRMDDLLAEQPLWGVSVLTESQRHIAGRFAMKGRISDRLLFDDIPYVRGEACGAPLVGGALATLECRTEQTVTAGDHTLVIGRVITAELPSADGGPLMYFKGKYRHLG, encoded by the coding sequence ATCCCGGCCCCCGGCAGGCATCCTGTGGGGGTGAGCAACGAAGAGTTCCGCGCCGCCATGTCCCGGCTCGCAGCGGGCGTGGTCCTGGTGACCGCGCGTGAGCTTCCGCTGGACGCGCAGGACCCGATGGCACCGGGCGGCGAGGACGTCGGCATGACCGCGACGGCCTTCCTCTCCGTCTCCCTGGACCCGCCCCTGGTGCTGGTCAGCCTGCGTGAGGGCTCCCGGATGGACGACCTGCTCGCCGAGCAGCCGCTGTGGGGCGTCTCGGTGCTCACCGAGAGCCAGCGGCACATCGCGGGGCGGTTCGCCATGAAGGGCCGGATCAGCGACCGGCTGCTCTTCGACGACATCCCTTACGTACGGGGCGAGGCCTGCGGGGCTCCGTTGGTGGGCGGCGCGCTCGCGACGCTGGAGTGCCGCACCGAGCAGACGGTGACGGCGGGTGATCACACCCTGGTCATCGGGCGCGTGATCACGGCGGAGCTGCCCAGCGCGGACGGGGGGCCGCTGATGTATTTCAAGGGGAAGTACCGGCATCTGGGGTGA
- the arfB gene encoding alternative ribosome rescue aminoacyl-tRNA hydrolase ArfB — MEHMSGPYVIRGSVSLPEAELMWRFSRSSGPGGQHVNTSDSQVELRFDLANTDALPEVWKERALERLASRLVGGVVSVRASEHRSQWRNREMAAIRLASLLAEATAPPPRPRRATKIPRGINERRLRNKKQRSETKRGRSGQGWG; from the coding sequence ATGGAGCACATGTCCGGTCCCTATGTCATCCGCGGCTCCGTCTCCTTGCCCGAGGCCGAGCTCATGTGGCGTTTCTCGCGGTCCTCGGGGCCGGGCGGGCAGCACGTCAACACCAGTGATTCGCAGGTGGAGCTGAGGTTCGACCTGGCGAACACGGACGCGCTGCCCGAGGTGTGGAAGGAGCGCGCCCTGGAGCGCCTCGCGAGCCGTCTCGTCGGCGGCGTCGTCAGCGTGCGGGCGTCGGAGCACCGCTCCCAGTGGCGCAACCGCGAGATGGCCGCGATCCGTCTCGCCTCGCTCCTCGCGGAAGCCACCGCCCCGCCGCCGCGGCCCCGCAGGGCCACGAAGATCCCCCGTGGCATCAATGAGCGGCGGCTGCGGAACAAGAAGCAGCGCAGCGAGACCAAGCGCGGCCGCTCGGGCCAGGGCTGGGGCTGA
- a CDS encoding Tm-1-like ATP-binding domain-containing protein — MATVVLVGTLDTKGAEYAWLRERLREYGSDVLLVDVGALPPPAQAPTADVSAEAVARAAGHDLAKLRRSADRGAAVAAMADGVTEVVLDLHRAGRLHAVLAAAGSGGSSIAAQAMRALPIGVPKLLVSTMAGGDVSPYVGSSDITLMYSVVDISGINSVSRQVLGNAAAAASGMARRFERNHDELAGQGRKVVAATMFGVTTPAIDAARGRLTELGYEVLVFHATGAGGRAVEKLAADGLLDGVLDLTTTELADDLVGGVLSAGPERLTAAGRAGIPQVVAPGALDMVNFGPEPTVPAHLADRNLLVHNPTVTLMRTTAQEMAALGASLGHKLAAARGPAELFWPLRGVSAVDIDGGPFEDAAADAAGLAALRTTVRGSGVRLHEMDVHINDAAFAVAMANRLDELITSRELKPAP; from the coding sequence ATGGCAACGGTGGTGCTGGTCGGCACGCTGGACACCAAAGGCGCCGAGTACGCATGGCTGCGCGAGCGGCTGCGGGAGTACGGCAGCGACGTCCTGCTCGTCGACGTGGGCGCACTGCCGCCGCCCGCGCAGGCGCCCACCGCCGACGTATCTGCCGAAGCCGTGGCCCGCGCCGCCGGGCACGACCTGGCGAAGCTGCGGCGCTCGGCCGACCGGGGCGCGGCGGTCGCCGCGATGGCGGACGGCGTGACGGAGGTCGTCCTCGACCTGCACCGCGCCGGCAGGCTGCACGCGGTGCTCGCGGCGGCGGGCAGCGGCGGCTCGTCGATCGCGGCGCAGGCGATGCGGGCGCTGCCGATCGGGGTGCCGAAGCTGCTGGTCAGCACGATGGCGGGCGGTGACGTGTCCCCGTACGTCGGAAGCAGCGACATCACCCTCATGTACAGCGTGGTGGACATCTCCGGCATCAACTCGGTCTCCCGGCAGGTCCTCGGCAACGCGGCGGCCGCGGCCTCCGGCATGGCGCGCCGCTTTGAGCGCAACCACGACGAACTCGCGGGCCAGGGCCGCAAGGTGGTCGCGGCGACGATGTTCGGCGTGACGACGCCCGCGATCGACGCGGCCCGCGGCCGCCTCACCGAGCTCGGCTACGAGGTGCTCGTCTTCCACGCGACGGGCGCCGGCGGCCGCGCGGTGGAGAAACTGGCGGCCGACGGTCTCCTGGACGGCGTACTCGACCTGACCACCACCGAACTGGCCGACGATCTGGTCGGCGGTGTCCTCTCCGCGGGCCCCGAGCGCCTCACCGCCGCGGGCCGTGCGGGCATCCCCCAGGTGGTCGCCCCCGGCGCCCTGGACATGGTCAACTTCGGCCCGGAGCCGACCGTCCCCGCACACCTCGCGGACCGCAATCTGCTCGTCCACAACCCCACGGTCACCCTGATGCGGACGACCGCCCAGGAGATGGCGGCCCTTGGCGCATCGCTCGGCCACAAGCTCGCCGCGGCACGCGGCCCCGCCGAACTGTTCTGGCCGTTGCGCGGCGTCTCGGCGGTGGACATCGACGGCGGCCCTTTCGAGGACGCGGCGGCGGACGCGGCGGGCCTGGCCGCCCTGCGCACGACGGTGCGGGGCAGCGGGGTCCGGCTCCACGAAATGGACGTA
- a CDS encoding TerD family protein, with the protein MAVSLSKGGNVSLTKEAPGLTAVTVGLGWDVRTTTGTDFDLDASAIAVNPQGKVFSDGHFVFFNNKATPDQTIVHTGDNVTGAGEGDDEQINVNLAGLPADIDKIVFPVSIYDAENRSQNFGQVRNAFIRILNQAGGTEIARYDLSEDAATETAMVFGELYRSGAEWKFRAVGQGYASGLVGIAQDFGVNV; encoded by the coding sequence ATGGCAGTAAGCCTGTCCAAGGGTGGCAACGTCTCGCTCACCAAGGAGGCTCCGGGCCTGACCGCCGTCACCGTGGGCCTCGGCTGGGACGTCCGCACCACCACTGGCACCGACTTCGACCTGGACGCCTCCGCGATCGCGGTGAACCCCCAGGGCAAGGTCTTCTCGGACGGCCACTTCGTCTTCTTCAACAACAAGGCGACGCCGGACCAGACCATCGTGCACACCGGTGACAACGTCACGGGTGCGGGCGAGGGCGACGACGAACAGATCAACGTCAACCTGGCGGGCCTCCCGGCCGACATCGACAAGATCGTCTTCCCGGTCTCGATCTACGACGCCGAGAACCGCTCGCAGAACTTCGGCCAGGTGCGGAACGCGTTCATCCGCATCCTCAACCAGGCCGGCGGCACCGAGATCGCTCGTTACGACCTCTCCGAGGACGCCGCCACCGAGACCGCCATGGTCTTCGGCGAGCTGTACCGCAGCGGTGCGGAGTGGAAGTTCCGCGCGGTGGGCCAGGGCTACGCGTCCGGTCTGGTCGGTATCGCACAGGACTTCGGCGTCAACGTCTGA